In Nicotiana tabacum cultivar K326 chromosome 21, ASM71507v2, whole genome shotgun sequence, one DNA window encodes the following:
- the LOC142161786 gene encoding uncharacterized protein LOC142161786 isoform X3, which translates to MQSTSVTPWHTCYYYIPKHFPSNHSLHFHKKPLVFPSNFSHIPTRCTNNSFVLSSTHNCYQEQEKHKNNSDPDRLNNIFWQEFYPSVENEKPHQRKDSEEQETAVITRSSIRTNSWWARFKAALGQRINVEGIACFTGILYKNKNLAIPHVFVPDIRYIDWAELKKRGFQGVVFDKDNTITVPYSLNLWSPLASSIEQCKSLFGDNIAVFSNSAGLDEYDPDGRKARILERAIGIKVIRHSRRSAFHRYRLWKQKWLSYYFDSTIKSLTGATYCAAGAGT; encoded by the exons ATGCAGTCAACTTCAGTTACACCATGGCACACTTGTTACTATTACATTCCTAAGCATTTTCCCTCCAATCATTCCCTTCATTTCCACAAGAAACCACTTGTTTTtccctcaaatttttcacacattcCCACCCGCTGCACAAACAATTCCTTTGTCCTCAGTTCTACGCACAATTGTTACCAAGAACAAGAAAAGCACAAGAACAATTCAGACCCAGATAGACTGAACAATATATTTTGGCAAGAATTCTATCCTTCTGTTGAAAACGAGaaaccccatcaaagaaaagatAGTGAGGAGCAAGAAACTGCAGTGATCACTCGTTCAAGCATTAGAACAAACAGCTGGTGGGCACGTTTTAAAGCTGCATTGGGGCAGAGGATTAACGTGGAGGGAATTGCTTGTTTTACAGGGATTCTCTATAAAAACAAGAACTTGGCAATCCCACATGTGTTTGTGCCAGATATAAGGTACATTGATTGGGCTGAGCTGAAGAAAAGAGGATTTCAAGGTGTAGTTTTTGACAAGGACAATACTATTACTGTTCCTTATTCTTTGAACCTGTGGTCTCCTCTTGCTTCATCCATAGAACAGTGTAAATCTTTGTTTGGTGATAATATTGCAGTTTTCAGCAACTCTGCAG GACTAGATGAATATGACCCTGATGGTAGGAAAGCTCGAATTCTCGAACGTGCAATTGGAATTAAAGTCATTAGACACA GTAGGCGATCGGCCTTTCACCGATATCGTTTATGGAAACAGAAATGGCTTTCTTACTATTTT
- the LOC142161786 gene encoding phosphatidylglycerophosphate phosphatase 1, chloroplastic/mitochondrial-like isoform X2: MQSTSVTPWHTCYYYIPKHFPSNHSLHFHKKPLVFPSNFSHIPTRCTNNSFVLSSTHNCYQEQEKHKNNSDPDRLNNIFWQEFYPSVENEKPHQRKDSEEQETAVITRSSIRTNSWWARFKAALGQRINVEGIACFTGILYKNKNLAIPHVFVPDIRYIDWAELKKRGFQGVVFDKDNTITVPYSLNLWSPLASSIEQCKSLFGDNIAVFSNSAGLDEYDPDGRKARILERAIGIKVIRHRVKKPAGTAEEIERQFGCKSSRLIMAIGLSPISFMETEMAFLLF; encoded by the exons ATGCAGTCAACTTCAGTTACACCATGGCACACTTGTTACTATTACATTCCTAAGCATTTTCCCTCCAATCATTCCCTTCATTTCCACAAGAAACCACTTGTTTTtccctcaaatttttcacacattcCCACCCGCTGCACAAACAATTCCTTTGTCCTCAGTTCTACGCACAATTGTTACCAAGAACAAGAAAAGCACAAGAACAATTCAGACCCAGATAGACTGAACAATATATTTTGGCAAGAATTCTATCCTTCTGTTGAAAACGAGaaaccccatcaaagaaaagatAGTGAGGAGCAAGAAACTGCAGTGATCACTCGTTCAAGCATTAGAACAAACAGCTGGTGGGCACGTTTTAAAGCTGCATTGGGGCAGAGGATTAACGTGGAGGGAATTGCTTGTTTTACAGGGATTCTCTATAAAAACAAGAACTTGGCAATCCCACATGTGTTTGTGCCAGATATAAGGTACATTGATTGGGCTGAGCTGAAGAAAAGAGGATTTCAAGGTGTAGTTTTTGACAAGGACAATACTATTACTGTTCCTTATTCTTTGAACCTGTGGTCTCCTCTTGCTTCATCCATAGAACAGTGTAAATCTTTGTTTGGTGATAATATTGCAGTTTTCAGCAACTCTGCAG GACTAGATGAATATGACCCTGATGGTAGGAAAGCTCGAATTCTCGAACGTGCAATTGGAATTAAAGTCATTAGACACA GGGTGAAGAAGCCAGCTGGAACAGCTGAAGAAATTGAAAGGCAATTTGGTTGTAAATCCTCAAGACTTATTATG GCGATCGGCCTTTCACCGATATCGTTTATGGAAACAGAAATGGCTTTCTTACTATTTT